A stretch of the Gemmatimonadaceae bacterium genome encodes the following:
- a CDS encoding TRAP transporter TatT component family protein: MFRTPFRAAALAGMTLTLSGCSIKRMAINSLGDALSSGSSSTFAKDDDPELVRDAIPFALKTIESLIDASPRHQGLLTAAASGFTQYGFAFIQQEADFTEAQDLDRATQMRQRAKRLYLRASDYGLRGLELDIPGFRERIIRDADATVAKATRKDVPLLYWTAAAWGAALAIDVNDAELAIRQTAIEKMMHRALVLDESFEMGALHDFFITWEAAHASAGGSVAKAREHFARATQLADGRRAAPYVGLAEAVSITENNKKEFESLLKQALAVDINKAPEQRLANVINQRRARWLLSRIDDLFVD, translated from the coding sequence ATGTTCCGCACACCCTTCCGCGCGGCCGCGCTCGCTGGAATGACCCTGACCCTGTCGGGGTGCTCCATCAAGCGGATGGCCATCAACTCGTTGGGCGACGCCCTGTCTTCGGGGAGTTCGTCGACGTTTGCGAAGGATGACGACCCGGAACTGGTTCGGGACGCGATTCCGTTTGCCCTCAAGACGATCGAGAGCCTCATTGACGCCTCGCCGCGGCATCAGGGATTGCTGACCGCGGCGGCCAGCGGGTTCACGCAGTACGGCTTCGCGTTCATCCAGCAGGAAGCCGATTTCACCGAGGCCCAGGACCTGGACCGCGCCACGCAGATGCGGCAGCGGGCCAAGCGGCTGTACCTGCGGGCGTCGGACTACGGGCTGCGCGGGCTGGAGCTCGACATCCCCGGCTTCCGCGAGCGCATCATCCGCGACGCCGACGCGACCGTGGCGAAGGCGACCCGGAAGGACGTGCCCCTGCTCTACTGGACGGCGGCCGCGTGGGGCGCAGCCCTCGCGATCGACGTGAATGATGCAGAACTGGCCATCCGCCAGACGGCCATCGAGAAGATGATGCACCGCGCGCTGGTGCTCGACGAGTCGTTCGAGATGGGCGCACTGCACGATTTCTTCATCACGTGGGAAGCGGCGCACGCGAGCGCCGGCGGGTCGGTGGCCAAGGCCCGCGAACACTTCGCGCGAGCGACGCAGCTCGCCGACGGACGGCGCGCCGCGCCGTATGTCGGCCTCGCCGAGGCGGTGTCCATCACCGAGAACAACAAGAAGGAATTCGAGTCCCTGCTCAAGCAGGCGCTCGCGGTGGACATCAACAAGGCCCCCGAACAGCGGCTGGCCAATGTCATCAACCAGCGGCGT